GATACCGGGGTATCGAGGCCACCAAACAGCACGGCGACTTTTTCCCGTTGGATCAACTCACGCGCCGCCAGCATCCCTTTGCCGGGGTTACTTTCGTCATCGCGGCGTACCAGTTCCAGTGGATGGCCTTTTACGCCACCGGCAGCATTGATCTCGTTGATGGCGATGGTCAGCCCGCGCGTCAGGGCTTCACCTGATTTTGCTGATTGACCCGATAACGCCGTGACCAGGCCGACTTTGATCGGATCCGCTGCGATAGCGGCTGCCGACATCATGGTCATCACGGTCACGACAGCGCATTTACGCCAGTTTTTCAGTAACGATTTTCCGGACATCTCTCACCTCGGGTAGATTGCTAGCAATAATATTTTTATTTCTAGCAATTACGATGCCAGTTTGATATTGCTTAGAAACAGGCGCTTTTTAACGCAAGTTAGCGACAAAACTGCGCCATTTTGGTGCTGATGCGCCAGCGTTGTGCAAATTACCTTCAGGAGGCGTTATGTCTGGCATTGAGCAGGCAGTAGAAGTGGTGAAGAAGTTTCTGGCGGCATCGATGGCACCCGATGCGGTGTTAGCGGCAACCTATATGCATCCGCAGGTGAGCATTACCTTTACCGGTAAACGTGAGTTTCCCACCACCAAAGGGATCACCGATTTCAATGGGGCACGTTATAAATGGGTGAAGAAGTCACTCGGGCAGTTTGACTGGATGGATCGCGGCGATCATGTGGTGGTGTACTCCAACGGCACGCTGTATGGGGAATGGCCGGATGGTCAGCCTTTTGCTGGCAACCGTTATCTGGATCGTTATGAAGTCCGCGACGGATTGATCGTGAAAATGGATGTGTGGAACGACAGCGCCGAATGGATACTGGCGCCGGAAATTGGCCGGGTGGCGTAGTTCTTCGCCATGGCGGCGTGATGAATTGCGCGATAAATCGCGCCGCTACAACCTGGCGCTGGCTAGCTGCTGGCGTTTTGCGCATCGAAACTGATATACAGATTTTCCGGCATGCTGAAAATCCTCTCCAGCGACAACATGTTTTTCGCGCCGGTATCAATATTGGTCGGAGCCAGGCGCGGGCCTTCAGCATTATTTTTTGATTCAGTGGATTTAATAACGTGCGGCACTATCATTCCCGTTATTTTCTTATTATCACAACCAATAAGAACCAGACAGCACAGCAGTGCGGTGAGTATCGGCCAGTTATTCATTTTTCTCGTCCCTGTAAGTAACAGTGGGGGGAATATAATGGCATATCCCGGACGAAATACTGATTACCCGCAAAGTTTGCTATGAAAATTAAATTTCCCCGTCTCCGTTTAACTCCGGTTAAATGTTGTTTGTGCTACACAGCCAGCCATGACACGATATTAAAGGTCAGCAGGCCAACCAGTGTGGTAGCGATCATAGCACCTAAAACAAAGAAAATAACTAATTTAACTGATTGTTTTTGAATTGGTTTCATTGGATGCCTCGTCGCTGAATAAAAACAAAATAGATAGCCAGTAACCTCTTATTATTTGTGGGTTAGAATCTTCTTACCCTGATAATAATTTACCCTGGTTACTAGCCCGCACTGAATTATCGTGGCAGCTTTTAACTGAGGAAAACATGATGTCGGTCATCACGCTAGCGGGAAATATTATTAAAGTATCATTTTTATTTTGCTTTTCATTAATTGAGTAAATCGCGCGGGGTAATTATGAACATCATTCCTTTTGAGGCGAGGCGAACGGAAGCATCCGATCGGCCTTTATATCAGCAAGATAGTACGGCGGCATTTACGGCATTAAATAGCTCTCCGTCAGGATTAAGTGGTGAAGAGGCGCAGACGCGGCTGCGCGATCATGGTCCTAATGTTCTGCCGCAGAAGCAGGGCAAATCTGCTTTCATGCGTTTTATTGCCCACTTTAAAGATGTGCTGATTTATATCCTGCTGGCCGCTGCGGTGATCACCGCGCAGATGGGCCACTGGGTCGATACCTTTGTCATTCTCGGCGTTGCTGTCATCAACGCACTGATTGGATATATCCAGGAAAGTAACGCCGAGAAGTCATTGAAAAGCATTCAGAATATGCTGTCGAACGATGCCATCGTGTTGCGTGAAGGGTTGCAGGCGACCGTGGCAACGCAAAATATCGTGCCAGGGGATGTGGTGATGTTGCGTCCAGGCGACAAAATCCCGGCCGACTTGCGTCTGTTCGAAGTCCATAACCTGCGCGTCGAAGAAGCGATTCTCACCGGTGAATCCACCGTGGTGTCGAAAAACACCGCTGCGCTGGAGGGGGAAAAATCCCTCGGTGACCGCGTCAATCTGGCTTATTCCGGCACCACCGTCAGCGCGGGTACTGCTGCGGGGGTGGTGATTGCCACCGGTGGCGATACGGAACTGGGCCATATCAATGCAATGATCTCCTCGATTGAGGAGGCAAAAACCCCGTTGCTGGTGCAGATCGATAAACTCGGTAAAGCCATTTTCGCCATCATTCTGCTGATGATGGCGGGTCTGTTCGTGTTTGGTTTTCTGCTACGCGACATCCCGCTGGGGGAGTTGTTGCTGTCGGTGATCAGTCTGGCGGTGGCGGCGGTGCCGGAAGGGTTGCCGGCCATTATCTCCATCATTTTGTCTCTTGGTGTGCAGTCGATGGCGCGCAATCAAGCCATTATTCGCAAATTGCCGACGGTGGAGACCCTCGGGGCAATGTCGGTCATTTGCTCCGACAAAACCGGCACCCTGACCATGAACGAGATGACGGTGAAGGCGGTGGTGCTGGCCGACAGCCAGTGGCGTATCAGCGGCGATAGCTATGAACCCAAAGGTGAGTTTCACGCTGAGGTCAGTGCCAGCGGCGTGTCCGCGGCACAGGATGAGGTGTTGCAGGGCTTTTTACAGATTGTCGATATCTGCAATGAAAGCCAGCTGCATCAGGACACCCACGGTCATTGGGGCATCGTCGGCGGCCCCACCGAAGGGGCGTTAAAGGTGCTGGCGGCAAAAGCGGGTATCAGGTCCGACAGAGTCGACGTGGTCAGTAAGCTGCCGTTTGATTCGCTATACAAATATCAGGCGGTCAGTGCGGTCATTGATGGCAAACCCGGCATTATGCTGACCGGTGCGCCGGATGTGCTGCTGTCCCTGTGCCAGCAGCAGCAGGGTGATCAGGGCGTCGCGCCGCTCGATCGTGCGTATTGGGAACAGGCCATCAGCACCTACGCCAGTGAAGGTTTACGCACCGTGGCCGCCGCATGGCGCTGGTTACCGGTGGCTAAACAGACGCTGGACCATGACGATTTGCGTGACGGCATGGTGTTGCTCGGCCTGGCCTGCATGATGGATCCGCCGCGTCCGGAAGCCATTACCGCCATTCGGGACTGCCAGCAGGCCGGTATCCGCGTGAAGATGATCACCGGCGATCATCAGGAAACGGCGATGGCAATTGGTCAGATGTTGGGTATCGGCAACAGCCAGTCGGCGGTGACCGGTTATCAGCTGGAGCATATGGATGATGCCGAGCTGAGCGTGGCGGCGCAGAAGTATGACATTTTTGCCCGCACCAGCCCGGAGCATAAACTGCGCCTGGTGAAGGCGCTGGCGTCGGTGGGCGAAATAGTTGGTATGACCGGCGATGGCGTGAATGATGCGCCTGCGCTGAAGCAGGCCAATGTCGGTATCGCGATGGGGATCAAAGGCACGGAAGTGACCAAAGAAGCCGCAGATATGATCCTCGCCGATGACAACTTCGCTACCATCGCTGCGGCGGTGAAAGAGGGGCGTCGTGTCTATGACAACCTGAAGAAAACCATCCTGTTTGTAATGCCGACCTGTTTTGCCCAGGGGTTATTGATCATCATTGCGATTCTGATGGGCAACCTGTTGCCGTTAACCCCGGTGCAGATTCTGTGGATGAACATGGCAACCTCGGCCACGCTTTCCTTTGGCCTCGCCTTTGAACCGGCGGAAAACAACATCATGCGCCGTCCACCGCGTAACGTGCGCAGCAATGTGATGGATGGGTTCGCCATCTGGCGTGTGGTGTTTGTCGGCCTGCTGATCTCGGTCAGCGCCTTTATGCTGGAAGCCTGGTTGCAGCCGCGCGGCTACAGCCCGGAGTTTATCCGTACCGTGCTGTTGCAGATGCTGGTCACGGCGCAGTGGGTGTATATGCTCAACTGTCGTAACAGCGACGGCTTCTCACTGGATGCCGGTCTGCTGAAGAATCGGGGGATCTGGCTGGTGACCGTGGTGCTGATTCTGCTCCAGGCATTGATCATCTATGTGCCGTTGATGAACACCTTGTTCGGTACGCAACCGCTGCCGCTGAAATACTGGTTGATCGCCTTAGTGGTCAGCGCCGGTATCTTTGTGCTGGTGGAGATAGAAAAACGCCTGACGCGCGGCTGGCGTGCATCAGGCGAGCAGGAGATGGTGCGATAATTCTCGTGGCGGGTGCCGTTCGGCACTCGCCCTTAATCGCGTTTTTTACCCTCTTCGATAAATTCTTCGTCAATTTCCTCAACGTTATCGCGATTGTCGCGCCCGGAGAGCAGATTCCAGCAGGCGATAAACAGCGCGGCGATCAGTGGTCCGATAACGAAGCCGTTGATGCCGTACACTTCCATGCCGCCGAGGGTGGCGATCAG
This genomic stretch from Pantoea cypripedii harbors:
- a CDS encoding cation-transporting P-type ATPase — encoded protein: MNIIPFEARRTEASDRPLYQQDSTAAFTALNSSPSGLSGEEAQTRLRDHGPNVLPQKQGKSAFMRFIAHFKDVLIYILLAAAVITAQMGHWVDTFVILGVAVINALIGYIQESNAEKSLKSIQNMLSNDAIVLREGLQATVATQNIVPGDVVMLRPGDKIPADLRLFEVHNLRVEEAILTGESTVVSKNTAALEGEKSLGDRVNLAYSGTTVSAGTAAGVVIATGGDTELGHINAMISSIEEAKTPLLVQIDKLGKAIFAIILLMMAGLFVFGFLLRDIPLGELLLSVISLAVAAVPEGLPAIISIILSLGVQSMARNQAIIRKLPTVETLGAMSVICSDKTGTLTMNEMTVKAVVLADSQWRISGDSYEPKGEFHAEVSASGVSAAQDEVLQGFLQIVDICNESQLHQDTHGHWGIVGGPTEGALKVLAAKAGIRSDRVDVVSKLPFDSLYKYQAVSAVIDGKPGIMLTGAPDVLLSLCQQQQGDQGVAPLDRAYWEQAISTYASEGLRTVAAAWRWLPVAKQTLDHDDLRDGMVLLGLACMMDPPRPEAITAIRDCQQAGIRVKMITGDHQETAMAIGQMLGIGNSQSAVTGYQLEHMDDAELSVAAQKYDIFARTSPEHKLRLVKALASVGEIVGMTGDGVNDAPALKQANVGIAMGIKGTEVTKEAADMILADDNFATIAAAVKEGRRVYDNLKKTILFVMPTCFAQGLLIIIAILMGNLLPLTPVQILWMNMATSATLSFGLAFEPAENNIMRRPPRNVRSNVMDGFAIWRVVFVGLLISVSAFMLEAWLQPRGYSPEFIRTVLLQMLVTAQWVYMLNCRNSDGFSLDAGLLKNRGIWLVTVVLILLQALIIYVPLMNTLFGTQPLPLKYWLIALVVSAGIFVLVEIEKRLTRGWRASGEQEMVR
- a CDS encoding nuclear transport factor 2 family protein gives rise to the protein MSGIEQAVEVVKKFLAASMAPDAVLAATYMHPQVSITFTGKREFPTTKGITDFNGARYKWVKKSLGQFDWMDRGDHVVVYSNGTLYGEWPDGQPFAGNRYLDRYEVRDGLIVKMDVWNDSAEWILAPEIGRVA